A single region of the Prochlorococcus marinus str. MIT 0917 genome encodes:
- the recF gene encoding DNA replication/repair protein RecF (All proteins in this family for which functions are known are DNA-binding proteins that assist the filamentation of RecA onto DNA for the initiation of recombination or recombinational repair.) produces MQLHQLELNNFRNYRRFQFELTENRLIVIGQNGVGKSNLLESVELLSSLRSHRSNRNQDLVYWDQDKAYLSAMLEDDQKLSLELNRKGGRTAYKNEKLLTRQIDLIGPMRSVGFSTLDLELIRGEPSLRRNWLDRIVQQLEPIYSDLMRRFSRLLRQRSQLWRNLIVESSRNKNLLLDSFDMQMALVSTRIHRRRRRILERLLPIASSWQQHLSNSREKLNIIYLPGSKIEGEESERLWRESIERQLLEMRPEEESTGYCRVGPHRDDVQFQLNGVDARRFGSAGQQRTIVLALKLAELELIKTVYGKSPILLLDDVLAELDPKRQLLLLDAVGQKHQCLISATHVESFEGEWVRNSQLMQLDSLG; encoded by the coding sequence ATTCAACTTCATCAGTTAGAACTAAATAATTTTCGAAATTATCGGCGTTTTCAGTTTGAGTTGACTGAAAATCGTTTGATAGTAATAGGTCAAAATGGAGTTGGTAAATCTAACCTTCTGGAATCCGTAGAGCTTTTATCAAGTTTACGTTCTCATCGATCTAATCGAAACCAGGATTTGGTTTATTGGGACCAAGACAAGGCTTACTTATCTGCGATGCTTGAGGATGATCAAAAACTATCTTTAGAATTAAATAGAAAAGGTGGTAGAACCGCCTACAAAAATGAAAAACTTTTAACTCGTCAAATAGATTTAATTGGACCGATGAGAAGCGTAGGATTTAGTACACTTGATCTAGAATTAATTAGAGGAGAACCTTCTCTAAGAAGGAATTGGTTGGATAGAATTGTTCAACAACTCGAGCCTATTTATTCTGATTTGATGAGAAGGTTTTCGAGATTACTTAGGCAAAGAAGTCAGCTTTGGCGAAATTTAATTGTTGAATCGAGCAGGAATAAAAATCTTCTATTAGATTCTTTTGATATGCAAATGGCTTTGGTGAGTACAAGAATTCATCGAAGACGTAGGCGTATCCTGGAACGTCTACTTCCCATCGCGTCAAGTTGGCAACAACATCTAAGTAATAGTAGGGAGAAGCTCAATATTATATATTTGCCGGGTAGTAAAATTGAGGGCGAAGAGAGTGAAAGACTTTGGAGGGAGAGTATTGAACGTCAACTTTTAGAAATGAGGCCTGAGGAAGAGTCAACAGGTTATTGTCGAGTGGGTCCTCATCGTGATGATGTGCAGTTTCAACTTAATGGAGTGGATGCTAGACGTTTTGGGTCTGCTGGTCAGCAGAGGACTATTGTATTGGCTTTGAAATTGGCTGAATTAGAATTAATTAAAACAGTGTATGGAAAATCTCCAATTTTGCTTTTAGATGATGTTTTGGCAGAGCTGGATCCCAAACGACAATTATTGCTTTTAGATGCTGTCGGTCAAAAACATCAATGTTTAATTAGTGCAACGCATGTCGAATCTTTTGAAGGTGAATGGGTACGCAACTCACAATTAATGCAATTAGATTCCTTGGGTTGA
- the moeB gene encoding molybdopterin-synthase adenylyltransferase MoeB — protein MEQSQNEKNLSSEEISRYARHISLPEIGIKGQEKLKTSSVVCIGTGGLGSPLLIYLAAAGIGRIGIVDFDVVEYSNLQRQIIHSTNSVGLLKTASAKQHLLKLNPSCRVDLHNQKLTSSNALEILNNYDVICDCSDNFPTRYLINDSCLILNKPNIYASIARFEGQVSVFNLKEDSPNYRDLIPTPPPKELIPSCSEAGVMGILPGIIGTIQAAEAIKIITNIGYPLNGRLLIFNALKMSFKELTLKSNPENKNIHKLIDYQKFCSDIKVKNEVDYYIKSISIKELKRLLSQSSKEILLIDVRNLNEHDQCSISGSRLIPLSTIESGEAINEIKILTAKKNLYVFCKSGNRSLRALKHLNKFGIRGINIEGGIEAWNNEKIN, from the coding sequence ATGGAGCAAAGCCAGAATGAAAAAAATTTAAGTTCTGAAGAAATTTCTAGGTATGCAAGACATATAAGTCTTCCTGAAATAGGCATTAAAGGCCAAGAAAAATTAAAGACAAGCTCAGTTGTTTGCATTGGAACAGGAGGACTAGGATCTCCACTTTTAATTTATCTTGCAGCAGCTGGAATTGGACGTATCGGAATAGTTGATTTTGATGTAGTTGAATACTCAAATTTACAAAGGCAAATCATTCATTCAACCAATTCAGTAGGTTTATTAAAAACAGCTTCTGCTAAGCAACACTTACTCAAACTAAATCCCTCTTGTCGAGTAGATTTACACAATCAAAAGCTAACAAGTAGCAATGCTTTAGAAATACTTAACAACTATGATGTAATATGTGATTGTTCTGACAATTTCCCAACGCGCTACCTAATAAATGATTCTTGTCTAATACTTAATAAGCCCAATATATATGCTTCTATTGCTAGATTCGAAGGTCAAGTAAGTGTATTTAATCTGAAGGAAGATAGCCCCAACTATCGAGATCTTATTCCAACACCCCCTCCAAAAGAACTAATCCCATCATGCTCTGAAGCAGGTGTCATGGGAATCCTTCCAGGAATTATTGGTACAATTCAAGCAGCAGAAGCCATTAAGATAATAACAAATATTGGTTATCCACTAAACGGAAGGCTACTCATTTTTAATGCACTAAAAATGAGCTTTAAAGAGCTAACATTGAAATCTAATCCTGAAAATAAAAATATACATAAGCTAATAGATTATCAAAAGTTTTGTTCAGACATTAAAGTGAAAAATGAGGTAGATTATTATATAAAAAGTATTTCAATCAAGGAATTAAAGAGACTCCTTAGCCAATCTTCAAAAGAAATACTATTAATAGATGTTCGCAACCTCAATGAACACGATCAATGTTCAATTTCAGGTTCAAGGCTTATACCCCTGAGTACTATTGAAAGCGGGGAAGCCATTAATGAAATTAAAATTCTTACCGCAAAAAAAAATCTTTATGTATTCTGTAAAAGTGGGAACAGATCATTGCGCGCACTAAAGCATTTAAATAAATTTGGAATTAGAGGTATTAATATTGAAGGAGGTATTGAAGCCTGGAATAACGAAAAAATTAATTAA
- a CDS encoding CAAD domain-containing protein, producing the protein MSDVNPDSKDESKAGKTEGVNFSERYNDVMGKVNESLSKIDWTQMGKYGKAAGIIAVVVLAQVLIKVVIDTVNFFPILPGLLELLGIVVLGQWSWQNLTTSEKRTAVFDKVQNLKKEYLG; encoded by the coding sequence ATGTCTGATGTAAATCCTGATTCTAAAGATGAATCAAAGGCTGGGAAAACAGAAGGAGTTAATTTTTCAGAACGTTACAATGATGTAATGGGAAAAGTTAATGAATCTTTGAGCAAAATTGATTGGACTCAAATGGGTAAGTATGGCAAGGCGGCAGGGATCATTGCTGTTGTTGTTTTAGCGCAAGTTTTAATCAAGGTTGTTATTGATACAGTTAATTTCTTCCCGATTCTTCCTGGTTTGCTAGAACTTCTTGGAATTGTTGTTTTAGGCCAATGGAGTTGGCAGAACTTAACAACAAGTGAAAAAAGAACAGCTGTCTTTGACAAAGTTCAAAATCTTAAGAAAGAGTACTTAGGATAA
- the ppc gene encoding phosphoenolpyruvate carboxylase, translating to MLKNSSSEKISNHSTGCVEGPDPGYLLQQRLELVEDLWKTVLKSECPPDQTERLLLLKQLSDPSKSNQDNSSQAIVQLITEMDLVEAISAARAFSLYFQLVNILEQRIEEDSYLESIEKGKLDNSNYQIDPFAPALASQTAPATFTQLFERLRRLNVPPAQLDALMREMDIRLVFTAHPTEIVRHTVRHKQRRVATLLQQLQSNSLISESEKAIFRLQLEEEIRLWWRTDELHQFKPTVLDEVDYALHYFQQVLFDAMPQLRRRLTTALASSFPDVEIPNEAFCTFGSWVGSDRDGNPSVTPEITWRTACYQRQLMLDRYIASVQELRDQLSISMQWSQVSSPLLESLEMDRVRFPEVYEERAARYRLEPYRLKLSYTLERLRLTQLRNRQLADAGWQSSPEGKPLTSTKNSFDEFLHYRSVDELKNELELIRNSLVSTDLTCEPLDTLLNQVHIFGFSLASLDIRQESTRHSDALDELTRYLDLPESYGVMDEDSRVKWLMKELGTRRPLIPPAFEWSKTTQETISVFHMLRRLQKEFGTRICRSYVISMSHTASDLLEVLLLAKESGLIDPTLGAADFLVVPLFETVEDLQHAPSVMESLLQKDVYRDLLPRVGEKKQPLQELMLGYSDSNKDSGFLSSNWEIHKAQIALQDLASQQGIALRIFHGRGGSVGRGGGPAYQAILAQPSGTLQGRIKITEQGEVLASKYSLPELALYNLETVTTAVIQNSLVTNKLDATPSWNELMTRLAARSREHYRALVHDNPDLVQFFQVVTPIEEISKLQISSRPARRKSGAKDLSSLRAIPWVFGWTQSRFLLPSWFGVGTALSTELMTDPNQMEMLRMLNQRWPFFRMLISKVEMTLSKVDLDVAHHYMVSLGGHENRDAFAGIFEIISNEYTLTKKLILEITDKSKLLSADPALQLSVNLRNRTIVPLGFLQVALLKRLRDQNRQPPISEDLSVDSTQSSRTYSRSELLRGALLTINGIAAGMRNTG from the coding sequence ATGTTGAAAAATTCTTCTAGCGAAAAAATCTCTAATCACTCGACAGGATGTGTTGAGGGTCCTGATCCTGGATATTTGCTGCAACAAAGGCTTGAACTGGTTGAGGATCTATGGAAAACAGTTCTCAAAAGTGAATGTCCACCTGATCAAACAGAGAGATTATTGCTTTTAAAACAATTAAGTGACCCTAGCAAGTCAAATCAAGATAATTCCTCACAAGCAATAGTCCAATTGATTACTGAAATGGATTTAGTAGAGGCGATATCAGCTGCTAGGGCTTTTTCTCTTTATTTTCAGTTGGTAAATATTCTTGAGCAACGTATAGAGGAGGATAGTTATCTAGAAAGTATAGAAAAAGGAAAGTTAGACAATAGTAATTATCAAATAGATCCATTTGCTCCAGCTTTAGCGAGTCAGACTGCCCCTGCAACTTTTACACAATTATTTGAGCGATTACGTCGTTTGAATGTTCCTCCAGCTCAACTTGATGCGTTGATGAGAGAAATGGATATTCGTCTTGTTTTTACAGCTCATCCAACTGAAATAGTTAGACACACTGTTCGCCACAAGCAACGCAGGGTAGCAACTCTTTTGCAGCAACTTCAATCTAATAGCTTAATTTCCGAATCGGAGAAGGCAATATTTAGATTGCAACTAGAGGAGGAGATAAGACTTTGGTGGAGAACTGATGAGCTTCATCAATTTAAACCGACTGTTCTTGATGAGGTTGACTATGCGCTTCATTATTTTCAGCAGGTTTTGTTTGATGCCATGCCTCAATTAAGAAGGAGATTGACTACGGCACTTGCTTCAAGTTTTCCAGATGTAGAGATTCCTAATGAAGCTTTTTGTACGTTTGGTTCATGGGTAGGTTCAGATCGTGACGGGAATCCGTCTGTTACTCCTGAAATCACATGGAGAACAGCGTGTTATCAAAGACAATTAATGTTGGATAGGTATATCGCATCAGTTCAAGAGCTAAGAGACCAACTCAGTATCTCTATGCAATGGAGTCAAGTAAGCTCGCCTTTGCTAGAGTCATTAGAAATGGACAGAGTTCGTTTCCCTGAAGTCTATGAGGAAAGGGCTGCTAGATATAGACTAGAACCTTATCGCTTGAAACTTAGCTATACACTAGAGAGGCTGAGATTGACTCAATTACGTAATAGGCAGCTAGCGGATGCTGGATGGCAATCATCACCGGAAGGAAAGCCTTTAACGTCTACTAAAAATAGTTTTGATGAATTTCTTCACTATAGATCTGTAGATGAATTAAAAAATGAATTAGAGCTTATTAGAAATAGTTTGGTTAGTACAGATCTCACATGTGAACCTCTAGATACTTTATTAAATCAAGTTCATATATTTGGTTTCTCTTTGGCTAGCTTAGACATTAGGCAGGAAAGTACACGACATAGTGATGCGTTGGATGAGCTTACTCGCTATTTAGATCTGCCTGAGTCATATGGTGTGATGGACGAGGATAGTCGAGTCAAATGGTTGATGAAGGAATTAGGCACTCGTAGACCACTTATTCCTCCTGCTTTTGAGTGGTCTAAAACTACTCAAGAAACCATCTCGGTTTTTCATATGCTGCGTAGGCTTCAGAAAGAATTTGGTACTCGTATATGTCGCTCCTATGTGATTTCAATGAGTCATACAGCATCAGATTTATTAGAAGTTCTTCTTTTAGCCAAAGAGTCAGGTTTGATTGATCCAACTTTAGGAGCTGCAGATTTTCTCGTTGTTCCATTATTTGAAACGGTTGAAGATTTACAACATGCTCCTTCTGTAATGGAGTCGTTGCTCCAGAAAGATGTTTATCGTGACTTGCTTCCACGAGTAGGAGAGAAAAAACAACCGCTTCAGGAACTTATGCTTGGATATTCTGATAGTAATAAGGATTCTGGTTTTCTTTCAAGTAATTGGGAAATTCATAAGGCTCAAATAGCACTCCAAGACTTGGCTAGTCAACAAGGAATAGCATTGCGGATTTTTCATGGTAGAGGAGGGTCTGTAGGAAGAGGAGGTGGACCAGCTTATCAAGCTATTTTGGCTCAACCTAGTGGTACGCTTCAGGGACGAATAAAGATTACAGAGCAAGGGGAGGTTCTAGCCTCAAAATATAGTCTTCCAGAACTGGCTTTATATAATCTAGAAACTGTAACCACAGCTGTTATCCAAAATAGCTTAGTTACCAATAAATTAGATGCTACGCCAAGTTGGAATGAATTGATGACTAGACTTGCAGCTCGTTCAAGAGAGCATTACCGAGCTTTAGTACACGATAATCCTGATTTGGTTCAATTTTTTCAAGTAGTTACTCCAATAGAAGAAATTAGTAAGTTACAAATTTCTAGTCGTCCTGCACGAAGAAAGAGTGGTGCAAAAGATTTATCAAGTCTTCGTGCTATACCCTGGGTCTTTGGTTGGACACAAAGTCGTTTCCTTTTACCGAGTTGGTTCGGGGTTGGTACTGCTTTGTCTACTGAACTAATGACAGACCCCAACCAAATGGAGATGTTGCGGATGTTGAATCAGAGATGGCCATTCTTTAGAATGTTAATATCTAAAGTAGAGATGACACTTTCAAAAGTTGATTTGGATGTAGCCCATCATTATATGGTTAGTTTAGGTGGCCATGAAAATCGGGATGCGTTTGCTGGGATTTTCGAGATTATCTCAAATGAATATACCCTGACTAAGAAATTAATTTTAGAAATTACTGATAAGTCGAAACTGTTAAGTGCAGACCCTGCTTTGCAATTGTCTGTAAATCTGAGAAATAGGACTATTGTCCCTTTAGGATTTTTACAGGTCGCGCTTCTCAAACGATTGAGAGATCAGAATCGTCAACCACCAATCAGTGAAGATTTGAGTGTTGACTCTACACAAAGTTCACGTACATATAGCCGTAGTGAATTATTGCGTGGTGCATTGTTGACTATCAATGGCATTGCTGCAGGGATGAGAAACACAGGATGA
- the speD gene encoding adenosylmethionine decarboxylase: MEPFFPELHPNPGWRESCKSSDIEILDKKSSENIGRHCILELYQCDNAKLNDEAFIRTTITSSAKISGATLINLVTHSFKPQGVTGLALLAESHISIHTWPEIGYAAIDVFTCGDHTMPEKACKLLCKDFLAKNFSFKNITREIPSGIQTLHREL, translated from the coding sequence ATGGAACCTTTTTTTCCAGAATTGCATCCAAATCCTGGATGGCGTGAATCTTGCAAGTCAAGTGATATAGAAATCTTAGATAAAAAATCTAGCGAGAATATTGGCAGACACTGCATACTTGAACTTTATCAATGTGATAATGCGAAGCTTAATGATGAAGCTTTTATAAGGACAACCATTACATCATCAGCCAAGATTTCTGGTGCAACACTTATAAACTTGGTAACACATAGTTTTAAGCCTCAGGGAGTTACGGGACTAGCTTTATTGGCTGAATCTCATATCTCCATACATACATGGCCCGAGATTGGTTATGCAGCTATTGATGTATTCACATGTGGTGACCATACGATGCCTGAAAAAGCTTGCAAGTTACTTTGTAAAGATTTTTTGGCTAAGAACTTTTCTTTTAAAAATATCACAAGAGAAATTCCTTCAGGAATTCAAACTTTGCATCGTGAACTTTGA
- a CDS encoding cob(I)yrinic acid a,c-diamide adenosyltransferase, whose protein sequence is MVSNGIGITTASESQERSHGQLHVYDGEGKGKSQAALGVVLRTIGLGICEKRQTRVLLLRFLKGPGRSYDEDAAIDALQQGFPHLIDQVRTGRGEFFTADQSTKFDYQEAQRGWDIAKGAIASALYSVVVLDELNPVLDLGLLPIEEVVKTLTARPNGMEIIVTGRAAPNSLIKVAELHSEMRAHRRPEINNGEILFENNVGGIEIYTGEGKGKSTSALGKALQAIGRGISQDKSHRVLILQWLKGGSGYTEDAAIAALRESYPHLVDHLRSGRDAIVWRGQQKPIDYVEAERAWEIARAAISSGLYKTVILDELNPTVDLELLPVEPIVQTLLRKPAETEVIITGRCKNQPIYFDLASVHSEMVCHKHYAEKGVDLKRGVDY, encoded by the coding sequence GTGGTATCAAACGGTATAGGAATTACGACAGCATCGGAAAGCCAAGAACGTAGTCACGGACAATTACATGTTTATGACGGAGAGGGTAAAGGGAAGAGTCAGGCAGCTTTGGGGGTGGTTTTGAGGACAATAGGACTAGGGATATGTGAGAAAAGACAAACAAGAGTATTACTTCTTAGATTTTTGAAAGGTCCTGGTCGGTCCTATGACGAAGATGCAGCAATAGATGCTTTGCAGCAAGGCTTCCCTCACTTGATTGATCAAGTGAGGACTGGTAGGGGCGAATTTTTTACCGCCGACCAATCCACCAAATTTGATTATCAGGAAGCTCAAAGAGGATGGGACATAGCAAAGGGGGCAATTGCTAGTGCCTTATATTCAGTTGTTGTCCTGGACGAATTGAATCCTGTTTTGGATTTGGGATTATTGCCTATTGAAGAAGTTGTTAAAACACTTACTGCAAGACCAAACGGTATGGAAATTATTGTTACGGGAAGAGCTGCACCCAATTCTCTTATTAAAGTTGCGGAACTGCATTCTGAAATGAGAGCTCACAGACGACCTGAGATTAATAACGGTGAAATTCTTTTTGAGAATAATGTTGGTGGAATTGAGATATATACCGGTGAAGGTAAAGGCAAATCAACCAGTGCTTTGGGTAAAGCTTTACAAGCTATCGGTAGAGGAATTAGTCAGGATAAAAGTCATCGTGTATTAATTTTGCAATGGCTTAAAGGTGGTAGTGGTTACACAGAGGATGCTGCTATTGCAGCTCTTCGAGAAAGTTATCCTCATTTAGTGGATCATCTTAGATCTGGTAGAGATGCGATTGTTTGGAGGGGCCAGCAAAAGCCCATTGATTATGTAGAAGCTGAAAGAGCATGGGAAATTGCAAGAGCAGCTATTTCAAGTGGTCTTTATAAGACTGTGATTTTGGATGAGTTAAATCCAACTGTTGATTTGGAACTCTTACCAGTTGAGCCTATTGTTCAAACATTGCTACGTAAACCTGCAGAGACTGAGGTGATTATTACAGGAAGATGTAAAAACCAACCAATATATTTTGATTTAGCAAGTGTTCATTCTGAGATGGTCTGTCACAAGCACTATGCAGAAAAAGGAGTTGATTTAAAAAGGGGAGTTGATTATTAG
- a CDS encoding N-acetyltransferase, with protein MLGLNSANQCPQIPEGFVLLRSELVSVRKINRLLSKCNQDTHQPRKLELALKSSDFYLTLLQRTSENLVGFVRVTSDKGLNANLWDLVAEPGNQQEKYISIVVFKAVEIIRRELPGCSISVAAPLISLNSLKANGFLLNPNGIKTMGVRL; from the coding sequence ATGCTTGGATTGAACTCAGCAAATCAATGTCCTCAAATCCCTGAGGGCTTTGTTCTCCTTCGGAGTGAACTCGTTTCTGTACGTAAAATAAATAGGCTTCTATCAAAATGTAATCAGGATACTCATCAACCAAGGAAGTTAGAATTAGCTTTGAAAAGTAGTGATTTTTATTTGACTCTTCTTCAAAGGACTTCTGAAAATCTTGTAGGTTTTGTCCGTGTGACAAGTGATAAAGGTTTAAATGCAAATTTGTGGGATTTAGTAGCAGAGCCTGGCAATCAACAAGAAAAATACATATCTATTGTAGTTTTTAAGGCAGTTGAAATAATTAGACGGGAGTTGCCAGGTTGTAGCATTTCTGTTGCGGCTCCATTAATTTCACTTAATTCATTGAAAGCTAATGGATTTTTATTAAATCCCAATGGTATTAAAACAATGGGGGTTAGACTTTGA
- a CDS encoding fructosamine kinase family protein, with amino-acid sequence MEELIQKALSSSDKVSNNSLIEKIIPIGGGCIHKAWCIHFQNDKKVFAKSNHIDNINMFKFERECLSVLKRFANKSYICVPKALDLISYQNISILFLEWIDLKQSQQNLLGKGLALLHKSSSEWSPKKFGWEKEGFIGSSTQIRGWDNSWGEFFVNYRLRPQLIKAKAWGVRVDDYEDVLRYLSSYLNDHDPRISIVHGDLWSGNCGSTRNGLGSLYDPASYWADREVDISMTKLFGGFNRDFYQGYEEIWPLDKFSKDRTDIYNLYHLLNHANIFGGSYKENSLKILKDLRSRE; translated from the coding sequence ATGGAGGAATTAATCCAAAAGGCCCTTTCAAGTTCAGATAAAGTAAGCAACAACTCACTAATAGAAAAAATAATTCCGATAGGCGGCGGTTGTATCCATAAAGCTTGGTGCATTCATTTCCAAAATGACAAGAAAGTTTTTGCCAAATCAAATCACATTGACAATATTAATATGTTTAAGTTTGAACGTGAGTGTCTTTCAGTTCTAAAAAGATTTGCTAATAAATCGTATATCTGCGTTCCTAAAGCACTTGATCTCATAAGTTATCAAAACATATCTATACTTTTTTTAGAATGGATAGATCTCAAACAATCCCAACAAAATCTCCTTGGGAAAGGCTTAGCACTGCTGCATAAATCCTCGAGTGAATGGAGCCCAAAAAAATTCGGATGGGAAAAAGAAGGTTTTATAGGTTCTAGCACCCAAATAAGAGGTTGGGACAATAGCTGGGGAGAATTCTTTGTGAATTATCGTCTTAGACCACAACTTATAAAAGCAAAAGCATGGGGCGTTAGAGTTGATGATTATGAGGATGTTTTAAGATATTTAAGCTCATATCTAAATGATCATGACCCAAGGATATCAATAGTTCATGGTGATTTATGGTCCGGGAATTGTGGAAGTACTAGAAATGGTTTAGGAAGTCTTTATGATCCTGCCAGTTACTGGGCTGACAGAGAAGTTGATATCTCAATGACTAAATTATTTGGTGGTTTTAATAGAGATTTTTATCAAGGATATGAAGAGATTTGGCCACTAGATAAATTTTCAAAGGATAGAACTGATATTTATAATCTTTACCATTTACTTAATCATGCAAATATTTTCGGTGGTTCATACAAAGAAAATTCACTAAAAATACTAAAAGATCTGAGATCTCGTGAGTAA
- a CDS encoding M67 family metallopeptidase has product MKIPKYIEFHNETNCVLSRFLKEAEPEEGCCMLIGKTNSSAKDHKKNIWEVTHIWNCRNIWGEKDSKLIDQNIGEFSNQKNMQLSKKNRFEVDAKDQIASHKWSREHDLEVLCSAHSHPSGENKPSEMDLFLHQSPGLMVISNRDGDLKAWWVKNKLNFQRVKIKIFSLT; this is encoded by the coding sequence ATGAAAATTCCAAAATATATTGAATTCCATAACGAAACGAATTGTGTTCTCTCTAGATTTTTAAAGGAGGCAGAGCCAGAGGAAGGCTGCTGTATGTTAATTGGCAAAACCAACAGCTCGGCTAAAGATCACAAAAAAAATATTTGGGAGGTAACTCACATCTGGAATTGTCGAAATATTTGGGGAGAAAAAGATTCGAAATTAATTGATCAAAATATAGGGGAGTTTTCTAATCAAAAAAATATGCAATTATCCAAAAAAAATCGCTTCGAAGTAGACGCTAAAGATCAAATTGCATCTCACAAATGGTCAAGAGAGCATGATCTAGAAGTTTTATGTTCTGCACACTCTCATCCTTCAGGTGAAAACAAACCTTCAGAAATGGATTTATTCTTACACCAATCTCCTGGTCTTATGGTTATTTCAAATAGAGATGGAGATTTAAAAGCATGGTGGGTCAAAAATAAATTAAACTTTCAAAGAGTGAAAATTAAGATTTTTTCTTTAACGTAA
- the larE gene encoding ATP-dependent sacrificial sulfur transferase LarE has translation MFFSQLESLTDSELKQLKLLREFIKDINYACVAFSGGVDSSLVATIAQEQLGSKAFAVTGVSPSLAPYLLQQARLQAAWIGINHEECQTNEINEPNYFKNPENRCFACKQELHKHLNQISKRFHHAQVIDGVNYDDLHDFRPGINASNQAGVISPLAELKIDKKSIRSISKSLGLPWWDKPAQPCLASRIPFGEEISSKRLEQIALAEEWIINRGFSKVRVRSQGLSARIELPANEIDNFLKIIEKDKLIKYFLYLGFHSISLDLEGFISGKLTRDIKAN, from the coding sequence GTGTTTTTCAGTCAACTTGAATCTTTAACTGACTCAGAACTGAAGCAATTAAAATTGTTACGGGAGTTTATTAAGGATATAAATTATGCTTGTGTTGCTTTTTCTGGCGGCGTTGATAGTTCTTTAGTAGCCACAATAGCGCAAGAGCAACTTGGTTCAAAAGCCTTTGCCGTTACTGGTGTCTCGCCTTCTTTAGCTCCATATCTACTACAGCAAGCACGTCTTCAAGCAGCTTGGATTGGTATTAATCATGAAGAATGCCAAACGAATGAAATTAATGAACCAAATTATTTTAAAAACCCTGAAAATAGATGCTTTGCTTGCAAGCAAGAATTGCACAAACATTTAAATCAAATTTCAAAGAGGTTTCATCATGCTCAGGTCATCGATGGAGTTAATTATGACGATCTTCACGATTTTCGACCAGGTATTAACGCATCTAATCAGGCAGGAGTGATATCACCTCTTGCCGAGCTAAAAATAGATAAAAAATCAATTCGTTCGATTTCTAAATCATTAGGTTTACCTTGGTGGGATAAACCTGCGCAACCATGTTTAGCCTCTCGTATTCCTTTTGGAGAAGAAATAAGTTCAAAACGGCTTGAGCAAATTGCCTTAGCAGAAGAATGGATTATTAATCGAGGTTTTTCAAAAGTACGTGTGAGAAGTCAAGGTCTATCAGCCAGAATCGAATTACCGGCGAATGAAATAGATAACTTTCTTAAAATTATTGAAAAAGATAAATTAATTAAATATTTTTTATATTTAGGTTTCCATTCAATAAGCCTAGATCTCGAGGGGTTTATTAGTGGAAAGCTCACTAGAGACATCAAGGCTAATTAA